From a region of the Halanaerobium hydrogeniformans genome:
- the tkt gene encoding transketolase yields the protein MLKELANTVRGLSADMVEQANSGHPGMPIGCADIGALLFGEVMNLDGSKPDWPNRDRFVLSAGHGSAFLYSFLHLNGFDITMQDLKEFRQLHSKTPGHPEYGETAGVETTTGPLGQGFANSVGMAVSEKMLAEKFNTEKHKIIDHYTYTILGDGCMMEGITSEAASLAGHLGLEKLIAIYDDNNISIAGKTDLTFSESPADRFKSFGWHVIEDVDGHNIAEVRQAIKEAKAEKDKPSLIMAQTHIAFGAPTKQDTSDSHGAPLGEAEIKGLKEKFNLPVDEKFYVAENVKDFSRKRASKMQDLRLEWEKEFNKWAVENPELKKEWDHAQGLRLPIELKEELTALDIKTPIATRKAAGAVLKKAADMIPYLVGGSADLAPSTKTYLDDYGEIQKDNFKGRNFRFGVREHAMGAVVNGISLHGGLRPFAATFLVFSDYMRPAIRLAALMKQPVIYVFTHDSVYVGEDGPTHQPVEHVEALRIIPGLKVLRPADAEEAKEAWVEALETKDQPTALILTRQNLPHIDKINGLKEFHKGGYFVNDPENADLIIFASGSEVSLAVESSKQLAKKDIKAAVMSVPERKKLENYLVQHKLPDFSLKVALEAGVGSGWYKLVGSDGLVISLDRFGLSGKGQEVAEELGFKAEKVTEKIMKAI from the coding sequence TTGTTAAAAGAACTTGCGAATACTGTAAGAGGCTTATCAGCTGATATGGTTGAACAAGCTAATTCTGGTCATCCTGGAATGCCGATTGGCTGTGCAGATATAGGAGCTTTATTATTTGGAGAAGTTATGAATTTAGATGGTTCAAAACCAGACTGGCCAAATAGAGATCGTTTTGTATTATCTGCTGGACATGGTTCTGCCTTTCTTTATTCATTTTTGCATTTGAACGGATTTGACATTACAATGCAGGACTTAAAAGAATTTCGACAATTACACTCAAAAACTCCTGGTCATCCAGAATATGGAGAGACAGCTGGTGTAGAAACAACGACTGGACCTTTAGGACAGGGTTTTGCCAATTCAGTTGGTATGGCTGTTTCTGAAAAAATGCTGGCTGAAAAATTTAACACCGAGAAACACAAAATTATTGATCACTACACATATACTATCCTTGGTGATGGATGTATGATGGAAGGAATTACTTCAGAAGCTGCTTCTTTAGCAGGTCACCTTGGTTTAGAGAAATTAATTGCTATTTATGATGACAATAATATTTCTATTGCTGGTAAAACCGATTTAACTTTTAGTGAATCTCCAGCAGATAGGTTTAAATCCTTTGGCTGGCATGTAATCGAAGATGTTGATGGTCATAATATAGCTGAGGTCCGTCAGGCCATCAAAGAGGCAAAAGCAGAAAAAGATAAGCCAAGTTTAATTATGGCTCAAACTCACATTGCCTTTGGTGCCCCTACAAAACAAGATACTAGTGATTCTCATGGTGCTCCATTAGGTGAAGCTGAAATTAAAGGTTTAAAAGAAAAGTTTAATTTACCAGTTGATGAGAAATTTTATGTAGCAGAAAATGTCAAGGATTTTTCCCGTAAAAGAGCCTCAAAAATGCAGGATTTAAGATTGGAATGGGAAAAAGAATTTAATAAATGGGCCGTAGAAAACCCTGAACTTAAAAAAGAATGGGATCATGCGCAAGGATTAAGGTTGCCCATAGAATTAAAAGAAGAACTTACAGCACTTGATATTAAGACTCCAATAGCGACCAGAAAAGCAGCTGGAGCTGTTCTCAAAAAAGCAGCAGATATGATCCCATATTTAGTTGGAGGTTCTGCTGATCTTGCTCCATCAACTAAAACATATCTTGATGACTATGGAGAAATTCAAAAAGATAATTTTAAGGGTAGGAACTTTAGGTTTGGAGTTAGAGAACATGCTATGGGAGCTGTAGTTAATGGGATTTCCTTACATGGAGGTTTGCGTCCATTTGCAGCTACTTTCTTAGTCTTCTCCGATTATATGCGTCCTGCTATCAGGTTAGCTGCATTAATGAAACAGCCAGTAATTTATGTATTTACCCATGATTCTGTTTATGTAGGTGAAGATGGTCCTACCCATCAACCGGTAGAACATGTTGAAGCATTAAGAATTATTCCTGGCCTAAAAGTTTTAAGACCTGCTGATGCAGAAGAAGCAAAAGAAGCCTGGGTAGAAGCTTTAGAAACTAAAGATCAACCAACTGCCCTGATTTTAACAAGACAAAATCTTCCTCATATTGATAAGATAAATGGTTTAAAAGAATTTCATAAAGGTGGCTATTTTGTTAATGATCCAGAAAATGCTGATCTAATTATTTTTGCCAGTGGCAGTGAGGTTTCACTTGCTGTAGAAAGCAGTAAACAGCTTGCTAAAAAGGACATTAAAGCTGCAGTTATGTCTGTCCCGGAAAGAAAAAAACTTGAAAACTATCTTGTCCAACATAAGCTGCCAGATTTCAGTTTAAAAGTTGCTCTTGAAGCAGGAGTGGGAAGTGGCTGGTATAAATTAGTTGGTAGTGATGGTTTAGTTATCTCACTAGATCGTTTTGGTTTGAGTGGAAAAGGGCAGGAAGTAGCAGAAGAATTAGGTTTTAAAGCCGAAAAAGTAACTGAAAAAATCATGAAAGCAATTTAA
- a CDS encoding divergent PAP2 family protein codes for MSLLAISILSLFIAQFLKIFFIKPFNFYVFFTSGGMPSSHSSFVSTLAFSVGLKYGFNSDLFAIVAVFAMIVTYDASGVRRAVGQQANVLNNLIRHLEAKAFSDDKEIIKEDLKELIGHTPFEVLAGILLGALIAIINWYIFLL; via the coding sequence ATGTCCTTACTTGCAATCTCTATTTTATCATTATTTATCGCTCAATTTCTGAAAATATTTTTTATCAAACCCTTTAATTTTTATGTCTTTTTTACCTCAGGAGGTATGCCCAGTTCTCATTCGTCTTTTGTTTCTACATTAGCTTTTTCGGTCGGCTTGAAATATGGCTTTAACTCTGATCTTTTTGCTATAGTTGCAGTTTTTGCAATGATAGTTACCTATGATGCCAGTGGTGTCAGACGGGCAGTAGGTCAACAGGCTAATGTATTAAATAATCTGATCCGACATTTAGAAGCTAAAGCTTTTAGTGATGATAAAGAAATAATTAAAGAAGATCTTAAAGAATTAATAGGCCATACTCCTTTTGAGGTCTTAGCAGGTATTTTATTAGGTGCTTTAATCGCTATAATAAATTGGTATATTTTTCTATTGTAA
- a CDS encoding bifunctional folylpolyglutamate synthase/dihydrofolate synthase, which produces MDPYSYINSLSLFGTKGGYNPGLKRIKKLLAYLGNPEQNFNVIHLAGTNGKGSTAAFIENIYRQAGYKTALYTSPHFYHFNERIKVNGKAASTYLLKDLIKELKKAVEKLKKDGFGEASFFEVVTALAFLYFEFHQPDIVILETGLGGRLDATNVIKKPLLSIITTIDIEHSKLLGNSQSEIAYEKAGIIKENSKVLTAVTSQEALSVIEKTAAEKSTQLIKLTQKYDKIKSSGGLKKNYLYFSSSNKKYKYKLSLLGMYQAQNAALAHLAVNILKSEFPFKKEDLQKGLSTVVWPGRMQKISKKPLTILDGAHNPAAVKALAESLKTAAAEFNNIHLIFSALNDKDIVNMLSCFLNFKPKIQLYLAENNSFRTSTLAELEKTAKSLNFKYQLFSSLSQAAEEVVKVSKKDDLILAAGSFSTVFESGITLMTKKF; this is translated from the coding sequence GTGGATCCTTATAGCTATATAAATTCTCTTTCACTTTTTGGGACAAAAGGTGGATATAATCCTGGTTTAAAAAGAATAAAAAAACTGCTTGCTTATCTTGGTAATCCTGAGCAAAATTTCAATGTAATTCATCTTGCTGGAACTAATGGCAAAGGTTCGACTGCAGCATTTATTGAAAATATTTATCGTCAGGCAGGATATAAAACTGCCCTTTATACATCACCTCATTTTTATCATTTTAATGAGAGAATAAAAGTTAATGGTAAAGCTGCCTCAACTTATTTATTAAAAGATTTAATAAAAGAACTCAAAAAGGCAGTGGAAAAACTTAAAAAAGATGGTTTTGGTGAAGCAAGTTTTTTTGAGGTTGTTACAGCACTGGCTTTTCTGTATTTTGAATTTCATCAGCCAGATATTGTTATTTTAGAAACAGGACTTGGCGGAAGGCTAGATGCGACAAATGTCATTAAAAAACCTCTTTTATCTATAATTACCACTATAGATATTGAGCATAGCAAATTGCTTGGTAATTCTCAATCAGAAATCGCTTATGAAAAAGCTGGTATTATTAAAGAAAATTCAAAAGTATTAACTGCAGTGACTTCTCAGGAAGCTTTAAGTGTTATTGAAAAAACTGCAGCTGAAAAATCAACTCAATTGATTAAATTAACTCAAAAATATGATAAAATAAAAAGCAGTGGTGGATTAAAGAAAAATTATTTATATTTTAGCAGCTCCAATAAAAAATATAAATATAAATTATCTCTTCTTGGAATGTATCAGGCTCAAAATGCTGCTCTTGCTCATTTGGCAGTAAATATCTTGAAATCTGAATTCCCTTTTAAAAAAGAAGATCTTCAAAAAGGCCTATCAACAGTTGTCTGGCCGGGAAGAATGCAAAAAATTTCTAAAAAACCTTTAACCATTCTCGATGGTGCTCATAATCCGGCAGCTGTTAAAGCACTTGCTGAAAGTCTTAAAACTGCAGCAGCTGAATTTAATAATATTCATCTTATATTTTCTGCTCTTAATGATAAAGATATTGTAAATATGTTGAGTTGTTTTTTGAATTTTAAGCCAAAAATTCAATTATATTTAGCAGAAAATAATTCTTTTAGAACATCTACTTTAGCAGAACTAGAAAAAACAGCAAAAAGTCTTAATTTTAAATATCAGTTATTTTCAAGTTTATCACAGGCAGCTGAAGAGGTTGTTAAAGTTAGCAAAAAAGATGATTTGATTTTAGCTGCAGGTTCTTTTAGTACGGTTTTTGAGTCTGGTATAACATTAATGACAAAAAAATTTTGA
- a CDS encoding SPOR domain-containing protein translates to MKKNEKGFSLVVVVIFMSIAALFVGYLLGSWLITFLVDDTEDEIAQNEVEEVQEGTLNGISDDLLEDEFVDEQPVDDPQAEPGETIEETPTTEEFSGQYGVQVGAFANYTSALALKNELEELGYEVFITDTSPHQIQVHGYESREDAEEAQSELETEGYEGFIIHRE, encoded by the coding sequence ATGAAGAAAAATGAAAAAGGATTTTCTCTAGTAGTAGTAGTAATTTTTATGTCAATCGCTGCTTTATTTGTAGGTTATTTACTGGGAAGTTGGTTGATTACTTTTTTAGTAGATGATACTGAGGACGAAATTGCTCAAAATGAGGTTGAAGAAGTTCAGGAAGGCACTTTAAACGGTATATCTGATGACTTATTAGAAGATGAGTTCGTTGATGAACAGCCTGTAGATGATCCTCAAGCTGAGCCGGGAGAAACTATTGAAGAAACTCCAACTACTGAAGAATTTTCTGGGCAGTATGGTGTTCAGGTGGGAGCATTTGCTAACTATACTAGTGCACTTGCTCTAAAAAACGAATTAGAAGAATTGGGTTATGAAGTTTTTATAACCGATACAAGCCCACATCAAATTCAGGTTCATGGCTATGAGAGTAGAGAAGATGCGGAAGAGGCACAAAGCGAACTGGAGACTGAAGGTTATGAGGGATTCATAATACATCGTGAATAA
- the rsxC gene encoding electron transport complex subunit RsxC: MKALTFKQGIHPAYNKEMTKDKPLKNAERPKEVLIPIKQHIGAPLDLLVKKGDQVNLGQKIADSESFVCAPIHASVSGKVKEIRKVTDPGGNAVDAIVIEASAEKDEKLVSDLEKHQNLDNLSPDEIRNIVREAGIVGLGGAMFPTHVKLSVPEDKNVEYVILNGAECEPYLTVDHRVMVERPNAIVFGLKALMKAVNAEKGLIGIEDNKMEAVESMQDAVADEDNIEIKIVETKYPQGGEKMLIEALLDREVPVGGLPLDIEVVVNNTSTAAAVADAIREGKPLIDRSISITGRGIESPCNLIYRIGTKLSDLVEQAGGLKEDAVKVIAGGPMMGAAQKNLDVPAVKGTSGLLVFVADEVEEFDPDPCINCAKCVDHCPMYLMPTTLVRYAKNNMVEKLEEYQILNCIECGSCSYVCPSKIPLVHYLRLGKSQAMAKRREEK; encoded by the coding sequence GTGAAAGCATTGACTTTTAAACAGGGGATACATCCTGCTTATAATAAAGAAATGACAAAGGATAAACCTCTGAAAAATGCAGAGCGACCTAAAGAGGTGCTGATACCGATCAAACAGCATATCGGAGCACCATTAGATTTATTAGTTAAAAAAGGTGATCAGGTTAATTTAGGTCAAAAAATTGCAGATAGTGAAAGTTTTGTCTGTGCACCGATTCATGCATCAGTTTCAGGTAAGGTAAAAGAGATTAGAAAAGTGACTGATCCTGGTGGAAATGCCGTTGATGCAATTGTAATTGAAGCTTCTGCTGAAAAAGATGAAAAATTGGTTTCAGACTTAGAAAAACATCAAAATCTTGATAATTTAAGTCCTGATGAGATCAGAAATATTGTTCGTGAAGCTGGTATTGTAGGCTTAGGTGGAGCTATGTTTCCTACCCATGTTAAACTTTCTGTGCCAGAGGATAAAAATGTTGAGTATGTTATCTTAAATGGTGCTGAATGTGAACCTTACTTAACTGTTGACCATAGAGTGATGGTTGAAAGACCTAATGCAATTGTTTTTGGTCTAAAAGCACTCATGAAAGCAGTTAATGCCGAAAAAGGCTTAATCGGGATTGAAGATAACAAAATGGAAGCAGTAGAGAGTATGCAGGATGCAGTTGCTGATGAAGACAATATAGAAATAAAGATCGTTGAGACAAAGTATCCTCAGGGTGGAGAAAAAATGTTAATTGAAGCCCTTTTGGATAGAGAGGTTCCTGTTGGAGGATTACCACTTGATATTGAAGTAGTAGTAAATAATACTTCAACAGCTGCAGCAGTTGCAGATGCGATTCGTGAGGGAAAACCATTAATTGACCGATCAATTTCTATAACTGGAAGGGGTATAGAATCTCCCTGTAATTTAATTTATAGAATTGGTACGAAATTATCTGATTTAGTTGAACAGGCTGGTGGTTTAAAAGAAGATGCAGTAAAGGTTATAGCTGGTGGTCCGATGATGGGAGCTGCCCAAAAAAATCTTGATGTCCCTGCAGTTAAAGGAACATCAGGTCTTTTAGTGTTTGTAGCTGATGAAGTAGAAGAGTTTGATCCAGATCCATGTATTAACTGTGCTAAATGTGTTGATCACTGTCCAATGTATTTAATGCCAACTACTTTAGTTAGATATGCTAAAAACAATATGGTTGAAAAACTAGAAGAATATCAAATTCTAAATTGTATTGAATGTGGTTCTTGTTCTTATGTTTGTCCATCAAAAATACCGCTTGTTCATTATCTGAGACTGGGAAAATCTCAGGCAATGGCTAAAAGGCGAGAAGAGAAATAA
- a CDS encoding RnfABCDGE type electron transport complex subunit D, with protein sequence MNSAELLVTSSPHVRCEDSVPKIMWSVVIALLPAFFASVYFFSARAISIVLAGIAGAVISEYIFQKARGKKITIKDGSAVVTGLLLALTLPPTIPLWATFLGGVVAIVLGKQVFGGIGHNPFNPALIGRAFLVAAYPVLMTDWAVDGVSTATPLALMKSDGVATDTWRLFVGQIGGSLGETSALALLLGFSFLLYKGYVNWRIPLSMISTVFLMTFIFGQNPVFHIFAGGLMIGALYMATDMVSSPTTKLGRYIFGIGAGIIVVVIRLWGGYAEGVLFAILLMNAAVPLINRYTRPRSLGEVK encoded by the coding sequence ATGAATAGTGCAGAATTACTAGTAACATCCTCTCCCCATGTTAGGTGTGAGGATTCAGTACCTAAGATAATGTGGTCAGTAGTAATTGCTCTGCTGCCGGCATTTTTTGCCTCTGTATATTTTTTCAGTGCTAGAGCAATTTCAATTGTTTTAGCAGGAATAGCTGGTGCTGTAATAAGTGAGTACATATTTCAAAAGGCACGAGGCAAAAAAATTACAATCAAAGATGGTAGTGCAGTTGTAACAGGCTTACTTTTAGCTTTAACTCTGCCTCCAACCATACCTCTCTGGGCTACTTTTTTAGGTGGAGTAGTGGCCATAGTTTTAGGTAAACAGGTTTTTGGAGGGATCGGACATAACCCTTTTAACCCGGCTTTAATTGGTAGGGCATTTTTGGTAGCTGCTTACCCGGTATTAATGACCGATTGGGCAGTAGATGGTGTTTCTACGGCAACTCCACTTGCTTTAATGAAATCAGATGGAGTTGCTACTGATACATGGAGGCTTTTTGTTGGCCAAATTGGTGGTTCACTTGGTGAGACATCTGCTTTAGCATTACTTTTAGGATTTTCATTTTTATTATATAAAGGTTATGTAAACTGGAGAATACCTCTTTCCATGATATCTACAGTATTTTTAATGACTTTCATTTTTGGTCAAAATCCAGTATTCCATATTTTTGCTGGTGGTTTAATGATAGGTGCTTTATATATGGCAACTGACATGGTATCAAGTCCAACCACAAAATTAGGTCGTTATATATTTGGTATTGGTGCCGGTATTATCGTTGTAGTAATTAGACTCTGGGGTGGCTATGCAGAAGGTGTATTATTTGCCATCTTATTGATGAATGCAGCAGTACCTTTAATTAATAGATACACAAGACCTCGCAGTTTGGGAGAGGTGAAATAA
- a CDS encoding RnfABCDGE type electron transport complex subunit G, which yields MEKNSNLRLVITLVTIGLVSAFVLTFVYQWTTPYIEANQAEIRRRAINEVLPGAEEIEEIDIDGDIFYKAYDQDNRKIGVATQHSGAGYNGMIDVMVGVDIEEQKVLNISIVEHEETPGLGARITEEEYRRHFQEKPFGDYQAVSTEPTDPMEVQIIAGATISSEAVMKIVENAVDKINTVYGGR from the coding sequence ATGGAAAAGAATAGCAATTTAAGGCTGGTTATAACTTTAGTAACGATTGGACTTGTTTCAGCTTTTGTTCTAACCTTTGTTTATCAGTGGACTACTCCATATATAGAAGCAAATCAGGCTGAAATAAGAAGAAGAGCTATTAATGAAGTTCTGCCAGGTGCTGAAGAAATTGAAGAGATTGATATTGATGGAGATATATTTTATAAAGCTTATGATCAAGATAACCGCAAGATAGGTGTTGCTACTCAGCATTCTGGAGCAGGTTATAATGGTATGATCGATGTTATGGTAGGAGTGGATATTGAAGAGCAAAAAGTATTAAATATCAGTATTGTAGAACATGAAGAAACTCCTGGATTGGGTGCTAGAATTACTGAAGAAGAATATAGACGTCATTTCCAGGAAAAACCATTTGGTGATTATCAGGCTGTAAGTACTGAGCCAACTGATCCGATGGAAGTGCAGATCATTGCTGGTGCTACAATTTCTTCAGAGGCAGTAATGAAAATTGTAGAAAATGCTGTTGATAAAATAAATACTGTTTATGGAGGGAGATAA
- the rsxE gene encoding electron transport complex subunit RsxE, which produces MMAEKAKSLFHIFKNGLWKENPVMVLVIGMCPTLAVTNTGANGFAMGIATAFVLISSEIVISIIKNLIPSNVRIPSFILIIATFVTFTDYFVKAFFPTIAASLSIFIPLIVVNCLILGRQEAFASKNPTHKAIADSIGMSIGFTWVLTLLGIIREFFGMGSIFGLQLLGEWYRPMVIMLLPGGAFLTLGLMVGIYNHVSREG; this is translated from the coding sequence ATGATGGCCGAAAAAGCAAAAAGTTTATTTCATATATTCAAAAATGGGCTCTGGAAAGAAAACCCCGTCATGGTATTAGTTATCGGTATGTGTCCGACCCTTGCTGTAACCAATACTGGTGCAAATGGATTTGCAATGGGAATTGCTACAGCTTTTGTGCTTATTTCTTCAGAGATTGTAATCTCTATAATTAAAAATTTAATTCCGAGTAATGTTAGAATTCCTAGTTTTATTTTAATTATTGCTACCTTTGTAACTTTTACAGATTATTTTGTAAAAGCATTTTTTCCAACTATTGCAGCATCTTTAAGTATCTTTATTCCTCTAATCGTAGTAAACTGCTTGATTTTAGGACGTCAGGAAGCTTTTGCCTCTAAAAACCCTACTCATAAAGCAATTGCAGATTCAATAGGTATGAGTATTGGTTTTACCTGGGTATTAACTCTTCTGGGTATTATAAGAGAATTTTTTGGAATGGGATCAATTTTTGGTCTGCAGTTATTAGGTGAATGGTATAGACCGATGGTTATTATGTTGCTTCCTGGTGGAGCATTTCTAACATTAGGTTTAATGGTTGGTATTTATAATCATGTTAGCAGGGAGGGTTAA
- the rsxA gene encoding electron transport complex subunit RsxA has translation MEEFSQILLLFISTILVNNFILVRFLGICPFLGVSKQIETAFSMGLATTFVMTLTAGATWLINTYILEAFNLPFLQYVSFIIVIASLVQFVEMFIKKTSPVLYKALGIFLPLITTNCAIMGLALLIPLNNYSFIASIVFGFGAGVGFTLAIVLMAGLRENLEFGDVPEALQGVPITLMIAGILALSFMGFAGMIAM, from the coding sequence ATGGAAGAATTTTCTCAGATATTACTTTTATTTATCAGTACCATTTTAGTTAATAATTTTATTTTAGTTAGATTTTTAGGGATATGTCCATTTTTAGGTGTCTCTAAACAGATCGAAACAGCTTTTAGTATGGGATTAGCTACGACCTTTGTTATGACTCTAACTGCTGGAGCAACATGGTTAATAAATACATATATCCTTGAAGCATTTAATTTGCCATTTCTACAGTATGTATCATTTATTATTGTTATTGCTTCATTAGTTCAGTTTGTAGAAATGTTTATTAAAAAAACCAGCCCTGTCTTATACAAAGCACTTGGAATTTTCCTGCCCCTAATTACTACTAATTGTGCAATCATGGGACTGGCATTATTAATCCCACTCAATAATTATAGCTTTATTGCAAGTATAGTATTTGGTTTTGGTGCAGGTGTTGGTTTTACCCTGGCGATCGTTTTGATGGCAGGATTAAGAGAAAACTTAGAATTTGGCGATGTACCAGAAGCCTTACAGGGAGTGCCAATCACCTTAATGATTGCAGGTATTTTGGCATTATCTTTTATGGGTTTTGCTGGTATGATCGCAATGTAG
- a CDS encoding RnfABCDGE type electron transport complex subunit B yields MNSIYFYSMISMGGIAALLAGGLGFAANHFHVEKDPRVAKIEDTLPGANCGACGYAGCESFAEAVAKGNAPVGGCPVGGDSVSSEIADIMGSENESSEKVVAELLCGGGLKETKKSGSYDGIKTCKAANQVNGGVKVCQYSCMGFGDCKVICPFDAIIMNDNGLPEIDPDVCTGCGKCIEECPRNILLLAPYKSKNHIRCSSHNIGKIVRKTCEVGCIACSLCVKACPVDAIEMKDNLAVIDYEKCVDCGICAEKCPTGTIEFQGERIKNVEINDNCVGCTLCAKACPVDAVEGEIKKLHKIDQNLCIQCGLCYEACNVDAVDLFYESDLD; encoded by the coding sequence ATGAATTCAATATATTTTTACTCAATGATTAGTATGGGTGGTATTGCAGCCTTGCTTGCAGGAGGACTCGGTTTTGCTGCAAATCACTTCCATGTAGAAAAAGATCCTAGAGTTGCTAAGATTGAAGACACATTACCTGGTGCAAATTGTGGTGCTTGTGGTTATGCTGGTTGTGAAAGTTTTGCAGAAGCGGTTGCTAAAGGGAATGCCCCGGTCGGTGGTTGTCCGGTTGGTGGAGACAGCGTTTCCAGTGAAATTGCTGATATAATGGGCTCTGAAAATGAAAGTTCAGAAAAAGTAGTTGCTGAACTTTTATGTGGTGGAGGATTAAAAGAAACCAAAAAATCAGGCAGTTATGATGGTATAAAAACCTGTAAAGCAGCTAATCAGGTAAATGGTGGAGTTAAAGTTTGCCAGTACAGTTGTATGGGTTTTGGAGATTGTAAGGTAATTTGTCCTTTTGATGCCATAATAATGAATGATAATGGTTTACCAGAGATTGATCCAGATGTATGTACTGGATGTGGCAAATGTATTGAGGAATGTCCAAGAAATATTTTGCTTTTAGCTCCCTATAAATCAAAAAACCATATTAGATGTTCATCTCATAATATAGGTAAAATTGTCCGTAAAACATGTGAAGTTGGCTGTATAGCCTGTAGTCTTTGTGTTAAAGCATGTCCGGTTGATGCAATAGAAATGAAAGATAATCTGGCCGTTATTGATTATGAAAAATGCGTTGACTGTGGTATCTGTGCTGAAAAGTGCCCTACAGGAACGATAGAATTTCAGGGGGAGAGAATTAAAAATGTTGAAATTAATGATAATTGTGTCGGTTGTACTCTCTGTGCTAAAGCATGTCCGGTTGATGCAGTCGAGGGTGAAATCAAAAAACTTCATAAAATAGATCAAAATCTTTGTATTCAGTGTGGTCTCTGTTATGAAGCTTGTAATGTTGATGCTGTTGATCTTTTCTATGAGTCAGATCTAGATTAA